In Dreissena polymorpha isolate Duluth1 unplaced genomic scaffold, UMN_Dpol_1.0 chrUn076, whole genome shotgun sequence, a genomic segment contains:
- the LOC127863998 gene encoding uncharacterized protein LOC127863998 isoform X2, whose amino-acid sequence MHWSVVATLVNLVALLLYTTAVASHHWATKADAGFSTHAGLLTACPTINDTCLDTHYNFNGDSYEKGIIIASAVLNVFALICFYFFTVLSIFFLCGLYEEKRLAIGAIITSNVTGCLAAIGIAMLL is encoded by the exons ATGCACTGGAGCGTGGTTGCAACATTGGTGAACCTCGTTGCCCTCCTTCTCTATACCACGGCTGTGGCGTCACATCACTGGGCCACGAAGGCGGACGCCGGCTTTTCCACGCACGCCGGTCTGTTAACTGCGTGTCCGACGATCAATGACACCTGCTTAGATACCCATTACAATTTCAACGGTGATTCATACG AGAAAGGTATCATTATTGCCAGCGCTGTTCTGAATGTGTTCGCGCTGATCTGCTTCTATTTCTTTACGGTTCTCTCCATCTTCTTCTTGTGCGGCCTCTACGAAGAGAAACGCCTCGCTATTGGCGCAATCATAACTTCGAACGTGACag GATGCCTTGCCGCTATTGGCATAGCCATGTTGCTGTGA
- the LOC127863998 gene encoding uncharacterized protein LOC127863998 isoform X1, with the protein MHWSVVATLVNLVALLLYTTAVASHHWATKADAGFSTHAGLLTACPTINDTCLDTHYNFNGDSYEKGIIIASAVLNVFALICFYFFTVLSIFFLCGLYEEKRLAIGAIITSNVTVHYSRGLLINTGFMFIGTPSCIA; encoded by the exons ATGCACTGGAGCGTGGTTGCAACATTGGTGAACCTCGTTGCCCTCCTTCTCTATACCACGGCTGTGGCGTCACATCACTGGGCCACGAAGGCGGACGCCGGCTTTTCCACGCACGCCGGTCTGTTAACTGCGTGTCCGACGATCAATGACACCTGCTTAGATACCCATTACAATTTCAACGGTGATTCATACG AGAAAGGTATCATTATTGCCAGCGCTGTTCTGAATGTGTTCGCGCTGATCTGCTTCTATTTCTTTACGGTTCTCTCCATCTTCTTCTTGTGCGGCCTCTACGAAGAGAAACGCCTCGCTATTGGCGCAATCATAACTTCGAACGTGACag TTCACTACAGCCGGGGGCTATTGATCAATACTGGCTTTATGTTTATTGGGACTCCTAGTTGTATTGCATGA